The proteins below come from a single Malus domestica chromosome 03, GDT2T_hap1 genomic window:
- the LOC103431945 gene encoding alpha,alpha-trehalose-phosphate synthase [UDP-forming] 1-like isoform X1: MPGNKYNGNSAHIPPTRIERLLRERELRKNIKALNLNETFEPELQLREDENSKAALVERFLEGAAAARALNEGCEKQDGRPSRQRLLVVANRLPVSAIRRGEDSWSLEMSAGGLVSALLGVKEFEARWIGWAGVNVPDEIGQKALTRALAEKRCIPVFLDEEIVHQYYNGYCNNILWPLFHYLGLPQEDRLATTRSFQSQFAAYKKANQMFADVVNEHYEEGDVVWCHDYHLMFLPKCLKDYDSKMKVGWFLHTPFPSSEIHRTLPSRSELLRAVLAADLVGFHTYDYARHFVSACTRILGLEGTPEGVEDQGRLTRVAAFPIGIDSDRFIRGLEVPLVQEHIKKMKERLAGRKVMLGVDRLDMIKGIPQKLLAFEKFLEENPTWRDKVVLLQIAVPTRTDVPEYQKLTSQVHEIVGRINGRFGTLTAVPIHHLDCSLDFHELCALYAVTDVALVTSLRDGMNLVSYEFVACQDAKRGVLILSEFAGAAQSLGAGAILVNPWNITEVANSIAQALNMDSEQREKRHKHNFLHVTAHTAQEWAETFVSELNDTVVAAQLRTRQVPPPLPNKDAIQSYLQANNRLIILGFNATLTESVDTPERRGDQIKEMELKLHPKLKETLSALCNDPTTTIVVLSGSERHVLDDNFGELDMWLAAENGMFLRLTKGEWMTTMPEHVNMEWVNSVEHVFEYFKERTPRSHYERRQTSLVWNYKYADIDFGRLQARDMLQHLWTGPISNASVDVVQGSRSVEVRAVGVTKGAAIDRILGEIVHSKSMTSPIDYVLCIGHFLGKDEDVYTFFEPDLPPDPSSLPRTKIPDGLKPNERRSSLKAPAIKSGSKSSQSKAQRAPLPNHEKKNANHNTTNPRWPSPEKVSWNVLDLKKENYYSCAVGRTRTNARYLLQSSDDVVSFLKELVGASSASVSSSGSEI; this comes from the exons ATGCCTGGGAACAAGTACAACGGTAATTCAGCCCACATCCCACCAACTCGAATTGAACGGCTCTTGAGAGAAAGGGAGCTAAGGAAAAATATCAAGGCCTTGAACTTGAATGAAACATTTGAACCTGAGTTGCAGTTAAGAGAAGATGAAAACTCAAAAGCTGCCCTTGTTGAACGATTCTTGGAAGGGGCTGCAGCTGCAAGGGCGCTTAATGAGGGATGCGAAAAGCAAGACGGGAGGCCTAGCAGACAACGACTGTTGGTTGTGGCGAACAGGTTACCTGTCTCTGCAATTAGGAGAGGTGAAGATTCATGGTCTCTGGAGATGAGTGCAGGGGGTCTGGTCAGTGCACTTTTGG GTGTAAAGGAGTTTGAGGCAAGGTGGATTGGTTGGGCCGGGGTAAATGTGCCGGATGAAATTGGACAGAAGGCGCTTACTAGAGCTCTTGCTGAGaag AGATGTATTCCAGTTTTCCTTGACGAGGAGATTGTTCATCAATATTACAATGGCTATTGCAACAATATTTTGTGGCCCCTTTTCCATTACCTTGGACTTCCACAAGAAGATCGACTTGCCACCACCCGGAGTTTCCAGTCACAGTTTGCTGCATATAAGAAGGCAAATCAAATGTTTGCTGATGTAGTTAATGAGCACTATGAAGAGGGTGACGTAGTTTGGTGCCATGATTACCATCTTATGTTTCTTCCAAAATGCTTGAAGGATTACGATAGTAAAATGAAAGTTGGTTGGTTTCTCCACaccccttttccttcttctgaaATCCATAGGACATTGCCATCACGATCAGAACTGCTACGTGCAGTTCTTGCAGCTGATTTAGTTGG ttttcacACTTATGACTATGCACGGCACTTTGTTAGTGCTTGCACTCGCATTCTTGGACTTGAGGGTACACCTGAAGGAGTTGAGGATCAAGGGAGGCTTACTCGAGTGGCTGCG TTTCCTATTGGAATAGATTCAGACCGCTTCATACGTGGACTTGAGGTTCCTCTAGTCCAAGAACACATTAAGAAAATGAAGGAACGGTTGGCTGGGAGAAAG GTAATGCTAGGTGTTGATCGCCTTGATATGATTAAAGGAATTCCTCAAAAGTTACTGGCGTTTGAAAAGTTTCTTGAGGAAAACCCAACTTGGCGTGACAAAGTGGTTTTGCTGCAAATTGCAGTGCCAACAAGAACAGATGTTCCAGAGT ATCAAAAACTTACAAGCCAGGTTCATGAAATTGTTGGGAGAATTAATGGCAGATTTGGAACTTTGACCGCTGTCCCAATACATCACCTG GATTGTTCTCTCGACTTTCATGAATTGTGTGCACTATATGCTGTAACTG ATGTAGCACTTGTCACATCCCTGAGGGACGGAATGAATCTTGTCAGTTATGAGTTTGTGGCATGCCAGGATGCAAAGAGAGGGGTCCTTATTCTGAGTGAG TTTGCTGGTGCCGCACAGTCTTTAGGTGCTGGAGCAATTCTAGTGAACCCGTGGAACATCACAGAAGTTGCTAATTCAATTGCTCAAGCATTGAATATGGACTCCGAACAAAGAGAGAAGCGACATAAGCATAATTTTTTACACGTGACAGCCCACACTGCACAGGAATGGGCCGAAACTTTTGTAAG TGAACTGAACGATACTGTTGTAGCGGCGCAATTACGGACCAGACAGGTGCCACCGCCACTTCCAAACAAGGATGCAATTCAAAGTTATTTGCAAGCAAATAATCGATTGATCATACTG GGATTCAATGCAACATTAACTGAATCAGTGGACACACCTGAGAGGCGAGGTGATCAAATAAAAGAAATGGAACTTAAACTGCACCCCAAATTGAAAGAAACCTTGTCAGCACTCTGCAATGATCCAACAACAACTATTGTCGTCCTCAGTGGGAGTGAGAGACATGTCTTAGATGAT AACTTTGGGGAGCTTGACATGTGGTTGGCAGCTGAAAACGGGATGTTTTTACGCCTTACAAAGGGAGAATGGATGACAACAATGCCTGAACATGTGAATATGGAATGGGTCAACAGTGTGGAG CATGTTTTTGAGTATTTCAAAGAGAGAACACCGCGCTCACATTATGAACGTCGTCAAACTTCCCTTGTGTGGAATTATAAATATGCAG ATATTGATTTTGGGAGACTTCAAGCCAGAGATATGCTGCAGCATCTCTGGACTGGCCCAATTTCTAATGCCTCTGTTGATGTTGTTCAAGGTAGCCGGTCTGTTGAGGTTCGAGCAGTTGGTGTGACAAAG GGTGCAGCAATTGACCGTATATTGGGAGAGATAGTTCATAGTAAATCCATGACATCCCCCATTGATTATGTGCTGTGTATTGGACATTTTCTTGGGAAG GATGAAGATGTGTACACCTTTTTCGAGCCAGATCTTCCGCCTGATCCGAGTAGTCTTCCAAGAACCAAGATACCTGATGGACTAAAGCCTAACGAGAGGCGATCTTCTTTGAAGGCTCCGGCCATCAAAAGCGGCTCAAAATCGTCTCAGAGCAAAGCGCAGCGGGCGCCTTTACCAAACCACGAGAAGAAAAATGCAAATCACAACACCACGAATCCACGATGGCCATCTCCAGAAAAGGTTTCGTGGAACGTACTTGATCTAAAGAAGGAGAACTACTACTCTTGCGCTGTCGGGCGGACTCGCACAAATGCTCGGTATCTACTTCAGTCCTCGGATGATGTTGTCTCGTTTCTGAAGGAATTGGTGGGTGCCTCTTCTGCAAGCGTTTCATCTTCCGGTTCAGAGATATAA
- the LOC103431945 gene encoding alpha,alpha-trehalose-phosphate synthase [UDP-forming] 1-like isoform X2 — MPGNKYNGNSAHIPPTRIERLLRERELRKNIKALNLNETFEPELQLREDENSKAALVERFLEGAAAARALNEGCEKQDGRPSRQRLLVVANRLPVSAIRRGEDSWSLEMSAGGLVSALLGVKEFEARWIGWAGVNVPDEIGQKALTRALAEKRCIPVFLDEEIVHQYYNGYCNNILWPLFHYLGLPQEDRLATTRSFQSQFAAYKKANQMFADVVNEHYEEGDVVWCHDYHLMFLPKCLKDYDSKMKVGWFLHTPFPSSEIHRTLPSRSELLRAVLAADLVGFHTYDYARHFVSACTRILGLEGTPEGVEDQGRLTRVAAFPIGIDSDRFIRGLEVPLVQEHIKKMKERLAGRKVMLGVDRLDMIKGIPQKLLAFEKFLEENPTWRDKVVLLQIAVPTRTDVPEYQKLTSQVHEIVGRINGRFGTLTAVPIHHLDCSLDFHELCALYAVTDVALVTSLRDGMNLVSYEFVACQDAKRGVLILSEFAGAAQSLGAGAILVNPWNITEVANSIAQALNMDSEQREKRHKHNFLHVTAHTAQEWAETFVSELNDTVVAAQLRTRQVPPPLPNKDAIQSYLQANNRLIILGFNATLTESVDTPERRGDQIKEMELKLHPKLKETLSALCNDPTTTIVVLSGSERHVLDDNFGELDMWLAAENGMFLRLTKGEWMTTMPEHVNMEWVNSVEHVFEYFKERTPRSHYERRQTSLVWNYKYAGSRSVEVRAVGVTKGAAIDRILGEIVHSKSMTSPIDYVLCIGHFLGKDEDVYTFFEPDLPPDPSSLPRTKIPDGLKPNERRSSLKAPAIKSGSKSSQSKAQRAPLPNHEKKNANHNTTNPRWPSPEKVSWNVLDLKKENYYSCAVGRTRTNARYLLQSSDDVVSFLKELVGASSASVSSSGSEI, encoded by the exons ATGCCTGGGAACAAGTACAACGGTAATTCAGCCCACATCCCACCAACTCGAATTGAACGGCTCTTGAGAGAAAGGGAGCTAAGGAAAAATATCAAGGCCTTGAACTTGAATGAAACATTTGAACCTGAGTTGCAGTTAAGAGAAGATGAAAACTCAAAAGCTGCCCTTGTTGAACGATTCTTGGAAGGGGCTGCAGCTGCAAGGGCGCTTAATGAGGGATGCGAAAAGCAAGACGGGAGGCCTAGCAGACAACGACTGTTGGTTGTGGCGAACAGGTTACCTGTCTCTGCAATTAGGAGAGGTGAAGATTCATGGTCTCTGGAGATGAGTGCAGGGGGTCTGGTCAGTGCACTTTTGG GTGTAAAGGAGTTTGAGGCAAGGTGGATTGGTTGGGCCGGGGTAAATGTGCCGGATGAAATTGGACAGAAGGCGCTTACTAGAGCTCTTGCTGAGaag AGATGTATTCCAGTTTTCCTTGACGAGGAGATTGTTCATCAATATTACAATGGCTATTGCAACAATATTTTGTGGCCCCTTTTCCATTACCTTGGACTTCCACAAGAAGATCGACTTGCCACCACCCGGAGTTTCCAGTCACAGTTTGCTGCATATAAGAAGGCAAATCAAATGTTTGCTGATGTAGTTAATGAGCACTATGAAGAGGGTGACGTAGTTTGGTGCCATGATTACCATCTTATGTTTCTTCCAAAATGCTTGAAGGATTACGATAGTAAAATGAAAGTTGGTTGGTTTCTCCACaccccttttccttcttctgaaATCCATAGGACATTGCCATCACGATCAGAACTGCTACGTGCAGTTCTTGCAGCTGATTTAGTTGG ttttcacACTTATGACTATGCACGGCACTTTGTTAGTGCTTGCACTCGCATTCTTGGACTTGAGGGTACACCTGAAGGAGTTGAGGATCAAGGGAGGCTTACTCGAGTGGCTGCG TTTCCTATTGGAATAGATTCAGACCGCTTCATACGTGGACTTGAGGTTCCTCTAGTCCAAGAACACATTAAGAAAATGAAGGAACGGTTGGCTGGGAGAAAG GTAATGCTAGGTGTTGATCGCCTTGATATGATTAAAGGAATTCCTCAAAAGTTACTGGCGTTTGAAAAGTTTCTTGAGGAAAACCCAACTTGGCGTGACAAAGTGGTTTTGCTGCAAATTGCAGTGCCAACAAGAACAGATGTTCCAGAGT ATCAAAAACTTACAAGCCAGGTTCATGAAATTGTTGGGAGAATTAATGGCAGATTTGGAACTTTGACCGCTGTCCCAATACATCACCTG GATTGTTCTCTCGACTTTCATGAATTGTGTGCACTATATGCTGTAACTG ATGTAGCACTTGTCACATCCCTGAGGGACGGAATGAATCTTGTCAGTTATGAGTTTGTGGCATGCCAGGATGCAAAGAGAGGGGTCCTTATTCTGAGTGAG TTTGCTGGTGCCGCACAGTCTTTAGGTGCTGGAGCAATTCTAGTGAACCCGTGGAACATCACAGAAGTTGCTAATTCAATTGCTCAAGCATTGAATATGGACTCCGAACAAAGAGAGAAGCGACATAAGCATAATTTTTTACACGTGACAGCCCACACTGCACAGGAATGGGCCGAAACTTTTGTAAG TGAACTGAACGATACTGTTGTAGCGGCGCAATTACGGACCAGACAGGTGCCACCGCCACTTCCAAACAAGGATGCAATTCAAAGTTATTTGCAAGCAAATAATCGATTGATCATACTG GGATTCAATGCAACATTAACTGAATCAGTGGACACACCTGAGAGGCGAGGTGATCAAATAAAAGAAATGGAACTTAAACTGCACCCCAAATTGAAAGAAACCTTGTCAGCACTCTGCAATGATCCAACAACAACTATTGTCGTCCTCAGTGGGAGTGAGAGACATGTCTTAGATGAT AACTTTGGGGAGCTTGACATGTGGTTGGCAGCTGAAAACGGGATGTTTTTACGCCTTACAAAGGGAGAATGGATGACAACAATGCCTGAACATGTGAATATGGAATGGGTCAACAGTGTGGAG CATGTTTTTGAGTATTTCAAAGAGAGAACACCGCGCTCACATTATGAACGTCGTCAAACTTCCCTTGTGTGGAATTATAAATATGCAG GTAGCCGGTCTGTTGAGGTTCGAGCAGTTGGTGTGACAAAG GGTGCAGCAATTGACCGTATATTGGGAGAGATAGTTCATAGTAAATCCATGACATCCCCCATTGATTATGTGCTGTGTATTGGACATTTTCTTGGGAAG GATGAAGATGTGTACACCTTTTTCGAGCCAGATCTTCCGCCTGATCCGAGTAGTCTTCCAAGAACCAAGATACCTGATGGACTAAAGCCTAACGAGAGGCGATCTTCTTTGAAGGCTCCGGCCATCAAAAGCGGCTCAAAATCGTCTCAGAGCAAAGCGCAGCGGGCGCCTTTACCAAACCACGAGAAGAAAAATGCAAATCACAACACCACGAATCCACGATGGCCATCTCCAGAAAAGGTTTCGTGGAACGTACTTGATCTAAAGAAGGAGAACTACTACTCTTGCGCTGTCGGGCGGACTCGCACAAATGCTCGGTATCTACTTCAGTCCTCGGATGATGTTGTCTCGTTTCTGAAGGAATTGGTGGGTGCCTCTTCTGCAAGCGTTTCATCTTCCGGTTCAGAGATATAA
- the LOC103431945 gene encoding alpha,alpha-trehalose-phosphate synthase [UDP-forming] 1-like isoform X3: MSAGGLVSALLGVKEFEARWIGWAGVNVPDEIGQKALTRALAEKRCIPVFLDEEIVHQYYNGYCNNILWPLFHYLGLPQEDRLATTRSFQSQFAAYKKANQMFADVVNEHYEEGDVVWCHDYHLMFLPKCLKDYDSKMKVGWFLHTPFPSSEIHRTLPSRSELLRAVLAADLVGFHTYDYARHFVSACTRILGLEGTPEGVEDQGRLTRVAAFPIGIDSDRFIRGLEVPLVQEHIKKMKERLAGRKVMLGVDRLDMIKGIPQKLLAFEKFLEENPTWRDKVVLLQIAVPTRTDVPEYQKLTSQVHEIVGRINGRFGTLTAVPIHHLDCSLDFHELCALYAVTDVALVTSLRDGMNLVSYEFVACQDAKRGVLILSEFAGAAQSLGAGAILVNPWNITEVANSIAQALNMDSEQREKRHKHNFLHVTAHTAQEWAETFVSELNDTVVAAQLRTRQVPPPLPNKDAIQSYLQANNRLIILGFNATLTESVDTPERRGDQIKEMELKLHPKLKETLSALCNDPTTTIVVLSGSERHVLDDNFGELDMWLAAENGMFLRLTKGEWMTTMPEHVNMEWVNSVEHVFEYFKERTPRSHYERRQTSLVWNYKYADIDFGRLQARDMLQHLWTGPISNASVDVVQGSRSVEVRAVGVTKGAAIDRILGEIVHSKSMTSPIDYVLCIGHFLGKDEDVYTFFEPDLPPDPSSLPRTKIPDGLKPNERRSSLKAPAIKSGSKSSQSKAQRAPLPNHEKKNANHNTTNPRWPSPEKVSWNVLDLKKENYYSCAVGRTRTNARYLLQSSDDVVSFLKELVGASSASVSSSGSEI, translated from the exons ATGAGTGCAGGGGGTCTGGTCAGTGCACTTTTGG GTGTAAAGGAGTTTGAGGCAAGGTGGATTGGTTGGGCCGGGGTAAATGTGCCGGATGAAATTGGACAGAAGGCGCTTACTAGAGCTCTTGCTGAGaag AGATGTATTCCAGTTTTCCTTGACGAGGAGATTGTTCATCAATATTACAATGGCTATTGCAACAATATTTTGTGGCCCCTTTTCCATTACCTTGGACTTCCACAAGAAGATCGACTTGCCACCACCCGGAGTTTCCAGTCACAGTTTGCTGCATATAAGAAGGCAAATCAAATGTTTGCTGATGTAGTTAATGAGCACTATGAAGAGGGTGACGTAGTTTGGTGCCATGATTACCATCTTATGTTTCTTCCAAAATGCTTGAAGGATTACGATAGTAAAATGAAAGTTGGTTGGTTTCTCCACaccccttttccttcttctgaaATCCATAGGACATTGCCATCACGATCAGAACTGCTACGTGCAGTTCTTGCAGCTGATTTAGTTGG ttttcacACTTATGACTATGCACGGCACTTTGTTAGTGCTTGCACTCGCATTCTTGGACTTGAGGGTACACCTGAAGGAGTTGAGGATCAAGGGAGGCTTACTCGAGTGGCTGCG TTTCCTATTGGAATAGATTCAGACCGCTTCATACGTGGACTTGAGGTTCCTCTAGTCCAAGAACACATTAAGAAAATGAAGGAACGGTTGGCTGGGAGAAAG GTAATGCTAGGTGTTGATCGCCTTGATATGATTAAAGGAATTCCTCAAAAGTTACTGGCGTTTGAAAAGTTTCTTGAGGAAAACCCAACTTGGCGTGACAAAGTGGTTTTGCTGCAAATTGCAGTGCCAACAAGAACAGATGTTCCAGAGT ATCAAAAACTTACAAGCCAGGTTCATGAAATTGTTGGGAGAATTAATGGCAGATTTGGAACTTTGACCGCTGTCCCAATACATCACCTG GATTGTTCTCTCGACTTTCATGAATTGTGTGCACTATATGCTGTAACTG ATGTAGCACTTGTCACATCCCTGAGGGACGGAATGAATCTTGTCAGTTATGAGTTTGTGGCATGCCAGGATGCAAAGAGAGGGGTCCTTATTCTGAGTGAG TTTGCTGGTGCCGCACAGTCTTTAGGTGCTGGAGCAATTCTAGTGAACCCGTGGAACATCACAGAAGTTGCTAATTCAATTGCTCAAGCATTGAATATGGACTCCGAACAAAGAGAGAAGCGACATAAGCATAATTTTTTACACGTGACAGCCCACACTGCACAGGAATGGGCCGAAACTTTTGTAAG TGAACTGAACGATACTGTTGTAGCGGCGCAATTACGGACCAGACAGGTGCCACCGCCACTTCCAAACAAGGATGCAATTCAAAGTTATTTGCAAGCAAATAATCGATTGATCATACTG GGATTCAATGCAACATTAACTGAATCAGTGGACACACCTGAGAGGCGAGGTGATCAAATAAAAGAAATGGAACTTAAACTGCACCCCAAATTGAAAGAAACCTTGTCAGCACTCTGCAATGATCCAACAACAACTATTGTCGTCCTCAGTGGGAGTGAGAGACATGTCTTAGATGAT AACTTTGGGGAGCTTGACATGTGGTTGGCAGCTGAAAACGGGATGTTTTTACGCCTTACAAAGGGAGAATGGATGACAACAATGCCTGAACATGTGAATATGGAATGGGTCAACAGTGTGGAG CATGTTTTTGAGTATTTCAAAGAGAGAACACCGCGCTCACATTATGAACGTCGTCAAACTTCCCTTGTGTGGAATTATAAATATGCAG ATATTGATTTTGGGAGACTTCAAGCCAGAGATATGCTGCAGCATCTCTGGACTGGCCCAATTTCTAATGCCTCTGTTGATGTTGTTCAAGGTAGCCGGTCTGTTGAGGTTCGAGCAGTTGGTGTGACAAAG GGTGCAGCAATTGACCGTATATTGGGAGAGATAGTTCATAGTAAATCCATGACATCCCCCATTGATTATGTGCTGTGTATTGGACATTTTCTTGGGAAG GATGAAGATGTGTACACCTTTTTCGAGCCAGATCTTCCGCCTGATCCGAGTAGTCTTCCAAGAACCAAGATACCTGATGGACTAAAGCCTAACGAGAGGCGATCTTCTTTGAAGGCTCCGGCCATCAAAAGCGGCTCAAAATCGTCTCAGAGCAAAGCGCAGCGGGCGCCTTTACCAAACCACGAGAAGAAAAATGCAAATCACAACACCACGAATCCACGATGGCCATCTCCAGAAAAGGTTTCGTGGAACGTACTTGATCTAAAGAAGGAGAACTACTACTCTTGCGCTGTCGGGCGGACTCGCACAAATGCTCGGTATCTACTTCAGTCCTCGGATGATGTTGTCTCGTTTCTGAAGGAATTGGTGGGTGCCTCTTCTGCAAGCGTTTCATCTTCCGGTTCAGAGATATAA
- the LOC114824052 gene encoding trifunctional UDP-glucose 4,6-dehydratase/UDP-4-keto-6-deoxy-D-glucose 3,5-epimerase/UDP-4-keto-L-rhamnose-reductase RHM1 — protein MGSYTPKNILITGAAGFIASHVANRLIRSYPDYNIVVLDKLDYCSNLKNLFPSKSSPNFKFVKGDIGSADLVNYLLITESIDTIMHFAAQTHVDNSFGNSFEFTKNNIYGTHVLLEACKVTGQIKRFIHVSTDEVYGETDEDAVVGNHEASQLLPTNPYSATKAGAEMLVMAYGRSYGLPVITTRGNNVYGPNQFPEKLIPKFILLAMQGKPLPIHGDGSNVRSYLYCEDVAEAFELILHKGEIGHVYNIGTKRERRVIDVAKDICRLFSIDPETNIKFVENRPFNDQRYFLDDEKLKILGWSERTQWQDGLKKTIEWYTQNPDWWGDVSGALLPHPRMLMMPGGIERQSEESEEGKSESFVSSNPRMLVPPSKASGTPLKPPYKFLIYGRTGWIGGVLGKLCEKQGIPYEYGKGRLEDRSSLLADIQNVKPTHVFNAAGVTGRPNVDWCESHKAETIRVNVAGTLTLADVCRQHGLLMMNFATGCIFEYDAKHPEGSGIGFKEEDTPNFHGSFYSKTKAMVEELLKEFDNVCTLRVRMPISSDLNNPRNFITKISRYNKVVNIPNSMTILDELLPISIEMAKRNLRGIWNFTNPGVVSHNEILEMYKKYIDPKFTWANFTLEEQAKVIVAARSNNEMDASKLKKEFPELLPIKESLIKYVFEPNKKV, from the exons ATGGGTTCATATACCCCCAAGAACATCCTCATAACTGGGGCTGCTGGCTTTATTGCATCTCATGTTGCCAACCGGCTCATCCGCAGTTACCCTGACTACAACATTGTTGTGCTTGACAAGCTTGACTATTGTTCAAATCTGAAAAACCTCTTTCCCTCGAAGTCATCACCCAATTTCAAGTTTGTTAAGGGGGACATTGGCAGTGCTGACCTTGTCAACTATCTCCTCATCACTGAGTCGATTGATACGATAATGCATTTTGCTGCCCAGACCCATGTCGACAACTCCTTTGGTAACAGCTTTGAGTTCACAAAGAACAACATCTACGGTACCCATGTTCTCCTAGAAGCTTGCAAAGTCACTGGACAAATCAAGAGGTTCATCCATGTCAGCACAGATGAGGTCTATGGTGAGACTGATGAAGATGCTGTTGTGGGAAACCATGAAGCATCTCAACTTCTCCCAACAAATCCATACTCCGCAACAAAAGCGGGAGCAGAAATGCTTGTTATGGCGTATGGCAGATCCTATGGATTGCCTGTTATAACGACCCGTGGAAACAATGTCTATGGTCCAAATCAATTTCCTGAAAAATTGATTCCAAAGTTTATTCTGTTGGCCATGCAAGGGAAGCCTCTGCCCATTCACGGGGATGGTTCTAACGTGAGAAGCTATCTGTATTGCGAGGATGTTGCTGAGGCTTTTGAGCTCATTCTTCACAAAGGAGAGATTGGACATGTGTACAATATTGGAACAAAGAGGGAAAGGAGAGttattgatgtggccaaagatATATGCAGACTTTTCTCAATTGACCCAGAGACAAACATCAAGTTTGTTGAAAACAGACCTTTCAATGATCAGAGGTATTTCCTAGATGATGAGAAGCTGAAGATTTTGGGGTGGTCAGAACGAACTCAGTGGCAAGATGGGTTGAAGAAGACTATAGAATGGTACACTCAGAATCCTGATTGGTGGGGTGATGTATCTGGGGCTCTGCTACCTCATCCTCGAATGCTGATGATGCCTGGTGGGATTGAGAGACAATCGGAAGAGTCTGAAGAGGGTAAATCTGAATCCTTTGTCTCAAGTAATCCCCGAATGTTGGTTCCACCTTCCAAAGCCAGTGGCACTCCTCTTAAACCTCCCTATAAGTTCTTGATCTATGGTAGGACTGGCTGGATTGGGGGTGTACTTGGGAAGCTATGTGAAAAACAAGGGATTCCTTATGAATATGGAAAAGGGCGTCTGGAGGATCGCTCATCACTATTGGCAGATATTCAGAATGTCAAGCCAACCCATGTGTTCAATGCTGCTGGTGTCACTGGTAGACCTAATGTTGATTGGTGCGAATCTCATAAAGCAGAAACAATTCGAGTCAATGTTGCTGGAACCTTGACCTTGGCAGATGTTTGCAGACAGCATGGACTCCTGATGATGAACTTTGCTACTGGGTGTATATTTGAATATGACGCTAAACATCCAGAGGGTTCGGGAATTGGGTTCAAGGAAGAAGACACACCCAATTTCCACGGTTCTTTCTACTCAAAAACCAAGGCCATG gTTGAGGAACTCTTGAAAGAATTCGACAATGTCTGCACACTCAGAGTTCGGATGCCCATCTCATCTGACCTGAACAACCCTCGCAACTTCATCACCAAGATCTCTCGTTATAACAAAGTGGTAAACATTCCTAACAGCATGACCATCCTGGATGAATTACTACCCATTTCTATTGAAATGGCGAAGCGGAACTTGAGGGGCATATGGAACTTCACAAACCCTGGCGTCGTGAGCCATAATGAGATCCTGGAGATGTACAAGAAATACATTGACCCGAAGTTTACATGGGCTAACTTCACGCTCGAAGAGCAAGCCAAGGTTATAGTTGCAGCTCGAAGCAACAACGAAATGGATGCGTCCAAGTTGAAGAAAGAGTTCCCCGAGTTGCTACCAATCAAGGAGTCGCTGATTAAGTATGTCTTTGAACCAAACAAGAAGGTGTAA